The Labrus bergylta chromosome 23, fLabBer1.1, whole genome shotgun sequence genome includes the window agctgcTGGCAGTAAATCCATCTTTAGTGTACAGACGTTGAATCATGCATGGAAACCATTACAGCGTGATGATTTATTGGCCAataacagaaagagaaagatgacaTTTTGAGAAATTACAGTAATAAAATACAAGTCAGTGAATTGCATtatctttctttaaaaatgaatctttatcTGAACAGATTTATTCAGGCTATCATGACATTAATAAATAGAAATACATATGTTTCATAAAATTACAGCGAGATGAAGCTGACAGGAAGCTGCTGGTCACACAGTTTTATTAAACATTGAGCAGAGATATcaggtgggggggaggggaagtcttttttctctcaaaaTGAAATGCATACTGTATATCTCTACAATTTGCAGATACAGTCATAGTTGGTGAAATAAGTTGAATTTATgtacacaataaaaacatatttccacAAAACTCGGCACAACGTTAAATTAAACAGACGACACACAAAATACTCTGTACACAAGAAACAAAATACTCTCCATCTATCTACATTAACTATGCTTCTGAAAGCTTCTAAAAAGTATTCACATATGTCAAATGGTCTATGTTACAGACTATTCCATTAGTAATAACTCTTtatgagttgttgttgttgtagaagttttgaaaaatgtggaTCCAAAGAAGGATATTGTCACGTTTCAGGATTCATGAACCATATTTCcagtttttaaacaaaataaaacgcCTGTTTCACAAACCTCATCCAGGTCAAGAGACTGTTATATCATTGATGAGTTTTGATAAACATGCTTAGGTACTGGAAACATAAGAGATATGAGGCAATATACAGCTGAATTACAGAGAGGCACATTCACCTATAAGTACGTCTCAGCAATGGGAATAAATACGGGAGAGTTCAGTACCGAATGTTTGCAAAAGCTCACACAGAGtttcatatttttctcataatgTTATTACTATTCCTGCTGATTTAACACCAGGACTTGATGATGAGTTTGGCCTTTGTACTTACACATTATAACTTGTAATATAACACTTTTTATGTAGACCGCTTGCCATCTGTGCTCCCAATGAACAGTGGGTATTGTAGGCAGTCGACGCAGCTGTCAACCcgagaaaagaaaaacttttatttttctcacaaatcgacatttttttttatgactttttttatttcatttctaaGAGCTGGGACACTTTTGTAAGTTTGAGGTCATATAGAAATGTGAGTaggttttttaaataaaatgtaagtaTAATACTTTGAGATAGCACTCACAGTGGGACTccctttttgttccttttgaaTCTCTTCGAGGATGATTTCAAattacctccttttttttccaacaaagaGCAAATCCATTGTGAGATTATATTTGGCGGGTCAAATTTCCCGTTTTAAGTTcttgaataaagaaagataaTTAAACATAGCAGCGTCTCAAGGTGTAGTGAagaacacagtttttttttttagccgcACTCTGAACAGGGGCCTTGTTCTGTGGCTGCCACAGCGAACGGACGGcttgtgcgtgcatgtgtgttattGTAGTTCACAGCCATCTGGTCACAGTACCtcatgcaagaaaaaaaacaacctggattATTCCCCACAACCAACCTCCTCATTGAACTGTACATCCACAGTGAAGTTCTGCAGTTTGAGATGAGAGTTGGAAAATAAGGATGGTGGTTTGAGACTGTCTCTGCGTCACACCTCTGGGATGTGATTGCGACGGTTGCGGCTCTTCCTCCGGTCCAGCAGCGGTTTCAGTTTGGCCAGATCCCCCCTGAGAGGTCCGGGCGGCGGAGGTGGCTGCTGCAGCTgcctctgctgcagcttctgcAGCTCCTTCCTCTCTTTGCAGTATTGCTGCACGGCCATGCTCTCTGCTGGACTGAAGGCTGACAAAAGGACCTTGGGGTGCAGCGAGCTGGCCCAGGCCCACGGCGACTGCTGCTTGTCCGTCAGCACGCTCACCATCGCCTCGCTCAGCACTCGCAGGCGGATTTTGGCGACGGTGCGCTTGAAGCTGTTCTCCGTGGTCAGGCAGTAGTAGAGGCCCTGGTCGGAGAGCTGGACGGAGCGGATGAGGAGGCCGTGCTCGGTGGAGAGGACACGATCACAAAGCTTAACCTGTGGTTGGAAAGGTTGTGTCAAAACTGCTTCAGGCATTGTGAACACTTTCAGATTATTTTgtagtattttttaaaaatatacatcTGCACTCTGGATGTTGTCATTTAGACCATCTATTAATCTGTGGTGTTTTAAAAGCCCACATGCCCTTGTCATAACCATTTAGACCAAAGTGATGTTACATACATCCTATAGTAAATGCAGCACTCTTAATCCCTACCGCAAACAACAtaaaaattcagccagtcttAAGTTACTAACGACTCCAGCGACCACACTCCATAAAACtaaagtgatttattttaagGCCAAGTTCTAGCCTCATGGGAGAtcggctataaaaaaaaaggccattaCTCTGAGTCTACTCCGCAGAGGTGAGCGCTAAATCAATAAAAGATGTGTCTTTATCAAGCAGGCGCACTCTTGCCCGGCTTGATTTAATTTTCCTCAGCCTTTTAAAGAGGTTAAAGGGGTGTCAAATATTTGCAAAAGCCTTTCCCCCGCTGTGATGAAAACCATTAGTCAAGGTCCACATCATGTTGGATTTGATCATCATTCATTATGATGCCTGGCCGGCTTTAAGTATTTGTTGTGTCACTCATCTGGCATTCATCTGGCCGTACAAGTCTTTTTCAAGCGTGTTATGTCATATTGCTGCTATGTCATGTTGTATTCAATTATGTGAccaaaaacaacagagtgaCTCCCTGCGGATGTGGAAAAGGACATTTAATCAGTGATGTCTCTTTAAGACGTTAATTGCATCCTGGGCTTCATTACAGCTTTTTACTTTGACCTCTCCAAATGTCCAACTGACCTCTTTCCTCCTGTCATTGTCCCTCTGAATCAGCCAGCGAATAGAGGCCTGAGGAGACTTGGGAATACACTCCAGGAAGGTGGTGTTGTTTTTCACTCCGTACTGTGTCATCTCCACAGCGTTTCTGTAggctaagacacacacacacacagagtcacaacagACGTCACATCAGACGTCACTTGCTGAAAGACACAAACCCCGCAGATGGACTCAAATCTGTCTGAAGTCCCAACAGTGAGAGTGAAATGTTGACACAAAGCTCAGCCTGACACTGGCAGCTAAACCAAACCCCACCCACACATCTTCCGCTTCTAAAGactcacaaaacaaaacatcattaCGTCGTACCGGCACAGCTTCGTCTCATTGGCTGTCGGTTACTGATGCAGCTAAATGGCTCATCACGCAGCTGGATATATGACAGGGTTGTGACTAATTAGTGGTAATAGCCATATGTTTTGTTCCCCAAGCTCGTGTTAATTTAGGGATATAAACTGGTTTGCGGAAATGGAACACTCTAGGGAGCAAATCCTCTCCTTTCATTAGAGTGCACCCTGCCAGTGGACTGTGTGGTTTTCAAGGAATGCTGTGTAGTACCTGGACAAAGAGAGCAACTTAaaaatccacaaacacacagtgttaCATGGCAAATGTCCCTTTACAAAAAAAGTCATAGATGATATTGAAAATTTAAAGCTGCATCACAAAACAAGCTAAAAAGCCTCGCACATTGACATAAtagtattttttattaatatttattatcgTTTAAAATTGGATAACAAGTCAGAAAAACAATACCTATTTATGCATAACATATAGGACGCATAGCAACCAACATAAGTATTCATTTCGAGTTTTGTTTATGTATATAAATTGAGGTTTTGCTCATTTTAGCTCTACTGTATATATAATCAAAAGTTGTGCTAATACGGGTCCCCACTATGATTGTTAGTTTATTTTgcacacagacattttttttctgtcagttcAAGTCCTCATGACTATATTAAAatgagaaagtgtgtgtttgtctattaAAGTCCCCACAATAGGATGAAAATCCCAAAGTGTGGGTCAGAGTCCCCACAAAGACATTTATCAAGTCGGTTAAAGTCCCCACAATGATattaaaaccaggaagtgtGTGTCACTTTAATCCCAACAAAGACATCTTCCTGGAGTGTGTTAGTTTTTAGTCCCTTCAACCAAAGTTTGAGCTTTACGTAGCTTTTCTTTCCTAGCTTATTgctgttttcatattttgagCAGGTATTTTTTTGatgtttaaacaaatattttcggttttaaaaaaaaggaaacgcaTGATGTTGCAGTTGATAATTGTAATTCGTGCAGCTGTAAATGTAGAATTATCCATGAATTTGTCCCCATGATGGTCTGATCCTTCATTTAAAGAGATCTCTGTTACCTTTTAGGTTGAATCCTCTGCATTGAGTAAGTGGATTTCCATGCATAATGTCCTGCCTCCTGCTtctcctgcaaaaaaaagaaaaaaattacataaataaactgttgctaaatacagaaaaaatacaCAATCATAGCAACCTTTCTCCTCACATGTTCGTCTCACATTAAAAATATGGAAGGAGCCAAAACAATACGAGGAAAATCTGACTGTTTTTCCACTCAGTTGTGCACACTCATTTAACACAGTTAGAGGAAAAGCGCATGTAAACAgcagacacatttcaaacacattttccgCAGGAAAAAAGCCGGGGCTCAGCTTTTGTTCGGCGACCAAACTAAACTTGACCTCTGTCTGACTGGAATGtcaagagacagacaaccagtccTTAAAAGAGACCAGAGAGGTTTGGGTTTTAGAAGTGAGGTGTCGCTCATACCTCCTTGTCTGTGTTATGTCtagacagagggaggggaacAACAAAAGCAGAATTAGGGACATGGCTTACATTGAAGTGTCTACTGAGGGATTTCAGTCAAGATTGTTTTGTACTCACAAGCTGTTAGCAGCAGTTATCCATACTTCTTAAAcatattgttttacattttcacatccAGTAAAACTACAGTATGTATAGTATGAccattatttcatatttgttGTTTAACTGGTACAAAGGTGTCTATTGTAAGCCAACAATGGGGCAAAATTAAAATAAGTACAATAAATAGTCCATACTATTGAAAAATCTGCACaatgttaatgttattttaacttttatgaACGCTTTGAATAACTGCATACATGAATGCACTCCTTAATCAACACCTGTCAGCCCTCATTAACACTGAAAAATTAGTTTGAGGCCTTCATGCTGTTGCCTACTCTCGTCATTGCCTATAGAAAAATCCCTTTTGGACACTTAATACTTCTTTGCGTTTAATTTAAAGGCACAGAACCGCACTTATGAACCCTTAAACTGTATACTTTTGTTTACCTTTTGCCGGTGGGATAGAAGCGAGAGCAAGTGAGCCCGTCCCAGGCACAGTAGGGGTCCCGGGCAAGGCAGCAGTCAGCGCAAGCCGAGCCGTAAGCGTGACAACGGTGTAGGGAGACCTGCGAGACCCCGAACTCGGAGCTGACGTACAGCTGTTGCTGCAAAAGCAAACAGTTCAAATGTCAGCCGCCCTGTTTGTCTTAATAAATGGCCGGCTGACAGGAAAATGAGGCAGAGCGCCGAAACAATTATGGCTTATTATTTCCTTGCCTCTGGGAGGCTTATTATGCACAGGAGAGTTCTGTGTCGTGCATTACATAGTAGCCACAGACAATGAATAACACATTACAACAATAAAAGTGCACTTAATGTGTGAGGAAAGGAAAGTTGGAAGGACACTTACCTTTTTTGAAGATATTCTCAAGTTTGTAACAGGAGCTTGGttctacaaaaaaagaaacgcaAACacaataaattcagactttttggACACAGTTAACAGTTCTGGGGGGAAATAAAGGGAATCGTTGGCAACATTCTGTGGAAACATGTTCATATCTTTCTGCAGTGATTGATGATTAGCTCAATACCACTCTAAACATCACTGCTAAATGCTAAGCTAGCCAGCATGGGGACAGTTCATAACCAGACACACTAGGAATGAATGCAACAAAACCATATACAAGGACATCTGAGCaatataaaactttttttttatccaacaacaaaaaaaaagtgcaaattgATTTTGAATTCAAGTCCCCATTAAAAACTCAACTTCCAACATCCAACTGCAGTGTTGTGACTCATTTCCCACTGAAACAGGAAGGAACAAATCCCAGGATGGAAGGCAGGACATAAagttgggatgaatttgattagATTGTTAGCTTCAACAGTgctttttaattggttgaaAATGAGGTGCAGGATAAGTCATTAGATATTTGAAAAGTTTTAGACAGTTATTTTCACCCTCAGGTAACGCTTTATTGACATACCTTTGGCAGATAACggcagataaatgaacatttaacacaggaagGCTGGATTAAAACCGgacacaatatatatttttcctttCATAGGGACTTTAATCGGGGTTTGTAAGCTAAGCTAAACAGCAGCTAGCGATAACGTCTTATTTAAAGTTAGCTGTCGTAGCTTCATTAAAGGCGTTAGCTGGTTTCGCTCCTTAACATAATGGCAAGTATTTTCCTTAAAGGAGACAGCTTATTTCTAATAGAAAAAAATCATGGCAGAGTTGGTAGCTATAAAAGAAAAGCTTCTTGCCAAATTCTTTGTCTCAttccaaaagaaaaatattCCGTCTTTTGAGAGTAAATCTGATCTTATTGGACTGCAGTCCAGGTCTGGTCACAGGTTGATCACACTAAGATAAAACAGCTCGGTCCTCTCGGGACAACAACCAGACCTTTGCAGCATGTAAGCCTGTTTCCCATCACTCCCTGCTGCACTCCACTGCAGAACATCCATCTTCTGAATGCCACCCTgcctttgtctgtctgtctggcctTGGCCTTTGTGTTGTGGCCAAGCTaaccctcctccacctcctccaccaacTCCCTGCCTTTGATTTTGGCGGTGAAATGGGATGAAAGTCAGAGCGGAATAAAGaaagacgggggggggggggaggggggtgagtAAAACAGACAGCTGACCTTAAATACTTCCAGCTCCTCCAGTATTAGATCTTCATGCAGGGAATGATTGCTGGGCAGCACAATCACCTTCTGTACTGTACCTTTGTCTGGTGGGGGCAGAAAGCAGACATGTTATGACTTGTTCCTTCACACACGCACTTAACAACCGTGTGAAACAGATATGCCAACACACACTGAACCTAGAATAcagaaaattagaaaaaaataaacttcaagTATGTTTTCTTTGCCAATGTTTGCTTTTGAATTAGACACGATAGGCATAGTTTTCATAGTCAAAATCAACCGGGGTAGGAGTGGGATATGGAAGCTCTTAAGCCCGCGCAAGGGAGGACAAGGGCCAGGAAAAGGGCAAAATAGAAGCCGCCCACCCTCGACGCGGCTGTTTAGTCCTGGGACTTTGAGCGGCAGGGAAAGGATAGGGAGTTACAGTAACGGGCTCCTGGAAATGCAAGATAAGAGCGTCTCCCTCATCCCCTCAGACAAAAGCAGCATCTCTGGGCACAGATATGGACAGACGGAACTGGCTTTCCTTCAAGAATCCAGGCAGGCGAAAAAACAGAATGGAGAGGCTGTCTGATAAACACAAGCAGCTGTGAGAGAGTCCCAGAGCAGTTTGCCGAATGCAAACATGTGCGCAAGCGGACACGAAAGCATGCATAATTCCACTAGTACACACATATTATTCTGTTTTACCACCTTTTCATAAGCGCAGGAACATATTTTGTATtctacactaaaaaaaaaaaccctcacaggTTATCACACCTGATTTAACAAAGTGAGGTCAAAACAGGTCCAAGGACCTTGTCTTGACGTCCTGTCTATGACCTTTTTGTGACAATATACACTGCACGCTGTGTCATGAGCCTTTGCTTTCAAATTTGCAACCACACCCGAAGTGTACTATCCCCTCTGTTATCTGTTATCTGTTTATCTGATGAGCGGCTGTAGCAAATTGGACTTCAGCAATCATTTACCTGTGAAATGTTGAAGTGTTATTGCTATTTAGTGCTAACTCACCTGCTTAAACACATGTTTGCTTTGTAGATTTGTTCACCCTGCCTGCAAAACCTTTCCCTGATTGACccaatttaatgtttttctgtatcTATGATGATTAGTTAGACACGGCTCTTTATCTatacaagtgtttttttccaatttcaagaaagagaaagtgagaaaaatctgttttttatttgctgtaCTCGCAAGCTACAACCCGCAGAATCTATCTACATTTGTACCTGTGCCTAGGAAGAGCACTTGGTAGTTTCCATCCGCAGCCATGACTTGGTCAACTGCTACCGATGTGTACTTGTAGTCAGCGTTGGTCCGAACCACTAGGGGCCTCCTCCCTACTGGGTAGACGGGGTTGAACATGACCGGATGGTTCCGTACAAAGGTCACCACGTCGTCTGGGAACTCCTTTGTCGTCTGGATGTCGGGTGTGAAGGCCCCACCGGGACACTGGAGAAACAAAACGGTGAAAAGGGTGGATCAGGAGGTGCGATCCCCGACTTTACGATAGTGCGATAAAGTGCGGTGAGGACACAGACGTTTCAGAAGAGGGATCTGTGTGTTAATGACGCTGaacttttgtctgttttcttatGTTAAAGGCAGAGTCAAATCAGCAGTGTAGTTCTAATATTTCACTGAAACAACAGAGGAACATCGGGCTTCATGATCAAACAAAGCTTAATATCACTTCATCACTTCAGTCATGCTCCTTTGAGTGCAGGTCTTCCTTTATCTACTGTGACTCTGTATCATGATTTGTAATGGCTAATTAAGGTGAATGAGGCTTTTTGATAATTGACAGCCCTATAAATAACATCACATATTTTAGCTGAATCATAGTAAATGAAGATAACATACAAAACATGTATTGTTTACTATGGTTTTGGATATTTCAGATTGAATATTGTTGAGCttttttgtcattctttttaaagcaatggttgttacatatttaatataattgattaaatttttaaaaagggatGCATGCTGTACAagtctttgtcttctttgtcTCCCCTTGTGGCATGCTATGTGTAAGGAGGTAGCGATGAAGTAAATATTTCATAATGAAATTTGGAATCATGCtctaaaaacaacatattaatgaatgaatgaccCAGAAATGAACTCACAGTTCCGGGCCTCGGGTAGGGGATGCGTCCCTGGAAAGCCACCCACTGAAAGTTTGGCCCGTCTCTGTGAGCGAAGGGCCCGTTGAAGACGGTGAGGATGTCGGCCATGTTGTACACACACACCGCGGAGCCTTTAAACACGGAGCTGAGGAAATGAGACACATATTTCCAATGAAAGacaacagagacacacctcGATAAAATATTCTGCACTTGTTTTCAGGATCTGTCTCTCTGATGCTGTGCGAGTCATGCAATCCGGGTGGAGCTGTTGCCACTCTCCAGCGGGGACTGCTTACCTATTTCCCCTTCATTGATCTAATGTGGTTGGCTCAGTTATTTAAAACCCTACTGCTTTACACATAAAAGCAGCTTTGTTCAAAAAGGGGGAACAGAAGCCGAAGGAAGGAACAGCGCTGAGATTGAAATAACATGGAGCTAAAGGACCTGGTGGACTACTCTGTTTGATTTGGCTGAGTTCTTTGAGCCAGGATACACTGCTGCAGCCTCTCTATGATCCGGAGGTAACAAGTGGATTGAGGCCCTTGGGCAGTATGCGCCTGGCTTAAACAGATGAACCTCATTAAAGATCAGAATGGATGGATCGAGTGATCACTCCTTTAAACCTtgtaattgattttgttttgtttttttgtaacaatAGGAAAAATACATCCAGGAAAAAATGAGACGAAAACCTTTGCCTGCTATTTGAACTCAAAGAGTCATTTCAACCTGCTTGTCATTTGGCTTTTTCCAACTTTCATCTTTCCCATAGTCTCACTGGAAGTTGTGCTATTTTCAAATTTGTCCACTTTGTAGaacatttacctttttttacgGTGTACATGAAATACTAAATGTGAGATTCAATCAGTGTGTTTTATCTGCCTATCTGCCTGTATCCATCAAATTTGATGTCTTAACGACAAGTAAAAGACAAAGGTGAGAATATTCATTTTTCTTGTCTGCAGACTGAGGAACATGGCACCTTTCTGAAATGCAATAATACAATCCTCTAAGTACTGAAAACTCCCGCTGTGCACTATTACCCTTCTCGTAGCACCCATCCAACAGCACATATCACGTATCAATGTGTACTATAAATAAATGCCTTGCGCTTTGTCAGCAAAATGAAGCGCTGCTGCTTGAGATCAGAAGGAAAGAAGATCAAAACAAAGGCCATGAATTTGATAGATCATCATCTGAAGGAGCTGTTCTGCAACATGACACATGACACATCCCTATG containing:
- the sema3c gene encoding semaphorin-3C, with the protein product MGRPEGLARPPLVSAMALSLLALSFLSSGVRGLPQPLPRVFLSFEDLQASPSFEHYSISDKPMDYRILQMDEDQDRMYVGCKDHILSMDINNITHGTLKVFWPASTSKVEECQMAGKDPTHGCGNFIRVVQPYNRTHLFMCGSGAYSPVCVYINRGRRPEEQVFHIDSRTESGKGRCSFNPQVNTVSVMLNQELFSGMYIDFMGTDAAIFRSLTKRNAVRTDQHNSKWLSEPIFIDAHLIPDGTDPNDAKLYFFFRERLTDNSGNTKNIHTMVARVCPSDIGGQRSLVNKWTTFLKARMVCSVLEEDGTETHFDELESMFLLETDQPKGLLVFGVFTSTSSVFKGSAVCVYNMADILTVFNGPFAHRDGPNFQWVAFQGRIPYPRPGTCPGGAFTPDIQTTKEFPDDVVTFVRNHPVMFNPVYPVGRRPLVVRTNADYKYTSVAVDQVMAADGNYQVLFLGTDKGTVQKVIVLPSNHSLHEDLILEELEVFKNQAPVTNLRISSKKQQLYVSSEFGVSQVSLHRCHAYGSACADCCLARDPYCAWDGLTCSRFYPTGKRRSRRQDIMHGNPLTQCRGFNLKAYRNAVEMTQYGVKNNTTFLECIPKSPQASIRWLIQRDNDRRKEVKLCDRVLSTEHGLLIRSVQLSDQGLYYCLTTENSFKRTVAKIRLRVLSEAMVSVLTDKQQSPWAWASSLHPKVLLSAFSPAESMAVQQYCKERKELQKLQQRQLQQPPPPPGPLRGDLAKLKPLLDRRKSRNRRNHIPEV